The Aspergillus chevalieri M1 DNA, chromosome 5, nearly complete sequence genome includes a region encoding these proteins:
- a CDS encoding uncharacterized protein (TransMembrane:2 (o24-43i55-79o)) translates to MPLREERKIWFDRGNSNNNSDSRWNHGAAVNAVLFLFFLVWGVRTFRIPRRTYTLSLSVLGPLLILIFALILILILSLLSLRLSLTTSITPLPFISHLSTLQSTLNRTHELLKMPSKFIELFPEDDNPGASPKRISSFDVRLEDVLAHHEASIGFRSRSSTFSSSKASLVDKMPSYASSSTIFSSSSTSAPSSSSSGSSASGPVSAASSPPNPSSSRWKRLSNSILGSRRAS, encoded by the coding sequence ATGCCTttgagagaagaaagaaaaatatGGTTCGACCGGGGAAATTCAAACAATAATAGCGATAGTCGCTGGAACCATGGGGCAGCCGTCAACGCCGTTCTATTCTTATTCTTTCTAGTCTGGGGAGTACGTACATTCAGGATACCTCGACGTACATATACCCTGTCCCTGTCGGTCTTGGGGCCGTTGCTTATTCTTATTTTcgccctcatcctcatcctcatccttaGCCTTCTCAGCCTTCGACTCAGCCTGACTACATCTATTACTCCTCTCCCTTTTATTTCTCATCTCTCTACTCTACAATCTACGCTCAACAGAACACATGAACTCTTGAAGATGCCCTCCAAATTCATCGAACTTTTCCCCGAAGACGACAACCCTGGCGCCTCCCCCAAGCGCATCTCCTCCTTCGACGTCCGTCTCGAAGACGTCCTAGCACACCACGAGGCCTCGATTGGGTTCCGGTCACGCTCCTCCACATTCTCCTCCAGCAAAGCTAGTCTAGTCGACAAAATGCCATCCTACGCGTCGTCGTCAAccatcttctcctcatcatccacgTCCGCACCATCGAGTTCGTCATCGGGGTCATCAGCATCGGGGCCAGTTTCGGCAGCATCTTCGCCCCCAAACCCATCCTCGTCACGGTGGAAACGCCTCAGCAATTCTATTCTCGGCTCGCGGCGGGCGTCGTGA
- the SMF1 gene encoding small nuclear ribonucleoprotein F (COG:A;~EggNog:ENOG410PS3G;~InterPro:IPR016487,IPR010920,IPR034100,IPR001163;~PFAM:PF01423;~go_component: GO:0005681 - spliceosomal complex [Evidence IEA];~go_component: GO:0005732 - small nucleolar ribonucleoprotein complex [Evidence IEA];~go_process: GO:0000387 - spliceosomal snRNP assembly [Evidence IEA];~go_process: GO:0000398 - mRNA splicing, via spliceosome [Evidence IEA]), with protein MSFQPVNPRPYLQARVGTEMIVRLKWGQTEYKGTLESIDSYMNVLLRDTEEFIDGKNTGSLGLVLIRCNNILWMGSADSVEMTELGLK; from the exons ATGAGT TTTCAACCCGTCAACCCGCGGCCGTATTTGCAGGCTAG GGTCGGAACAGAAATGATCGTGCGCCTGAAATGGGGCCAGACGGAATACAAGGGCACACTAGAGAGCATCGATTCGTACATGAACGTACTGCTGCGGGATACGGAGGAGTTTATCGACGGGAAGAACACGGGATCGCTGGGGTTGGTGTTGATTCG GTGTAACAATATTCTGTGGATGGGGTCGGCGGACAGTGTTGAAATGACGGAGTTGGGGCTGAAGTAG
- a CDS encoding uncharacterized protein (COG:S;~EggNog:ENOG410PRRP), whose translation MYEDIAKLNPFYEVYEDFWNTESEESSLTFSSRGSSDSARSPSLASITSSQDSFRPLEVSTSPSIRHFRSHLDLHDTKRLQVFLHEGSEHQPTYGEYDGQSSQFAALDYTNKVKQPIEEPEDDSDSDELEPDLRPKVHPSKYPHKKLFGQDGWLGCSTDVHALPLEKRTSMIFKDIGKKIKKQVGEIADDMAKAYPNRLGSAALRRSKSSLNLAARVSLDPATQSKLYSDLEVMICLSANNFLVQQHGEGRLSAESIKKINSFWGSKNRPQVVEFHFDQATQRRLINDNLRTLQFNGECSTNPIRLVTNMNNWKALAKDMSVRTFCVPDSVIRKHLHDIHEILDMLDAPRETFLDFEELQVRTLSLMKDQSYRSGSDNSTLSGSRTSKTSSIRCSEDSRRMYRTKC comes from the exons ATGTATGAAGACATCGCCAAGCTCAATCCCTTCTATGAAGTGTATGAGGACTTCTGGAATACAGAGTCCGAAGAATCGTCTCTGACCTTCTCCTCGCGTGGTTCAAGTGATTCAGCAAGGTCACCTTCTCTGGCATCCATCACCTCGAGTCAGGATTCCTTCCGCCCACTCGAAGTATCCACTTCTCCTTCAATCCGTCACTTCCGTTCACACCTCGACCTCCATGATACAAAAAGACTCCAGGTCTTTCTCCATGAGGGAAGCGAGCATCAACCAACATATGGGGAGTACGACGGACAGAGCAGCCAATTTGCCGCCTTGGATTATACCAACAAGGTGAAGCAGCCCATCGAAGAGCCAGAGGACGACTCTGATTCCGACGAGCTCGAACCGGATCTCCGTCCGAAAGTCCATCCATCAAAGTACCCTCACAAGAAACTCTTCGGGCAAGACGGTTGGCTCGGATGTTCGACAGATGTGCATGCGCTGCCACTAGAGAAGCGGACTTCCATGATCTTCAAGGACATCGGTAAGAAGATCAAGAAGCAAGTAGGAGAAATC GCCGACGACATGGCAAAAGCCTACCCAAACCGTTTGGGTTCTGCAGCTCTACGCCGTTCAAAATCGTCTCTGAATCTGGCTGCCCGCGTCTCCTTGGATCCTGCAACACAGTCCAAACTGTACTCCGACCTGGAGGTTATGATTTGTCTCAGTGCCAACAACTTCCTGGTCCAACAACACGGCGAAGGCCGTCTTTCGGCCGAGTCGATCAAGAAGATCAACAGCTTCTGGGGATCGAAAAACCGGCCGCAAGTTGTGGAGTTCCACTTTGACCAGGCAACTCAACGTCGACTAATTAACGACAACCTTCGAACTCTGCAGTTCAACGGAGAATGCTCAACGAATCCCATTCGCCTCGTCACAAACATGAACAACTGGAAAGCCCTCGCCAAGGATATGAGCGTCCGCACCTTTTGCGTTCCCGACAGCGTCATTCGGAAACATTTGCACGATATCCACGAGATTCTCGATATGCTCGATGCTCCACGCGAAACTTTTCTGGACTTTGAAGAGCTCCAGGTGCGCACATTATCATTGATGAAGGACCAGAGCTATCGGTCCGGCTCTGATAATAGCACTCTGTCGGGCTCCAGAACCTCTAAGACCTCCAGCATTAGATGCTCGGAGGACAGCCGGAGGATGTACCGGACTAAGTGTTAG
- a CDS encoding putative FAD monooxygenase (COG:C,H;~EggNog:ENOG410PGID;~InterPro:IPR036188,IPR002938,IPR036249,IPR038220, IPR012941;~PFAM:PF07976,PF01494;~TransMembrane:1 (i12-31o);~go_function: GO:0071949 - FAD binding [Evidence IEA]) codes for MTQNQEKYDIVIVGAGPVGILLSLCMSRWGYKVKHIDNRPVPTATGRADGIQPRSIEILRNLGIKRKIMAYNPAKVYDVAFWDPLPNEQGINRTGSWPSCPRFIDTRYPFTALVHQGKIERAFLEEIEKAGTTVERPWTISGFKNDGADETYPVEVQLKSLDTNVIQNIRTKYLFSGEGARSFVREQLGIKIHHKDPISYVWGVMDGVVRTNFPDIETKCTIHSDAGSIMVIPREDNMVRLYVQIASSTDPDWHPRKTASVEEVQAAAKKILKPYWVEWDRVEWYSVYPIGQGISERYTLDERVFMGGDACHTHSPKAGQGMNTAFHDALNMAWKIHAVESGFANRSILSTYESERKDIAEMLLNFDAKYAALFSKRRPTAGEVGEASHTSVKAGGEEDEFVKTFKSSCEFTSGYGVAYKPNVFNWDASHPAQSPLFNYPGVRLTPGRAFTPSTVTRLADANFVALEQEVPANGAFRIFVFAGIQDKTKQAIADFAANLEKDRSFLSAYRRPDIKDVSFFERHFPHSTNFTLNVIYAAQKNQVDVNSIPQILRDYHHHLYADDIPDIRVPQAKYAAHEKLGFDPEKGGVVVTRPDSHVACVVQLVEGSGTVDALNAYFGAFSTKPLGQDQQQSRL; via the exons ATGACCCAAAATCAGGAAAAATATGATATCGTGATCGTGGGTGCTGGCCCCGTCGGTATCCTGCTGTCGCTTTGCATGTCGCGATGGGGATACAAGGTCAAGCACATCGACAACCGCCCCGTGCCGACCGCGACTGGTCGCGCCGACGGTATTCAGCCTCGGTCGATCGAAATCCTGCGCAACTTGGGCATCAAGCGCAAGATTATGGCCTACAACCCCGCTAAGGTCTACGATGTCGCTTTTTGGGATCCTTTGCCTAATGAGCAGGGTATCAACCGCACCGGCAGCTGGCCCAGTTGCCCTCGTTTCATCGACACCCGGTACCCCTTCACGGCTCTTGTCCACCAGGGCAAGATTGAGCGTGCTTTCCTAGAAGAAATTGAGAAGGCTGGAACGACTGTCGAGCGCCCTTGGACGATCTCCGGTTTCAAGAACGATGGTGCGGACGAGACCTACCCCGTTGAGGTGCAGCTCAAGTCGCTGGACACCAACGTGATCCAGAACATCCGCACCAAGTACCTCTTCAGCGGTGAGGGCGCTCGCAGTTTTGTTCGGGAACAGCTTGGAATCAAGATCCACCACAAGGATCCCATTTCGTACGTCTGGGGTGTGATGGACGGTGTTGTGCGCACCAACTTCCCCGACATTGAA ACAAAATGCACAATCCACTCCGATGCCGGATCTATCATGGTTATCCCCCGTGAAGACAACATGGTCCGTCTCTACGTCCAGATCGCTTCGTCGACAGACCCCGACTGGCACCCCCGGAAGACGGCATCCGTCGAGGAAGTCCAGGCTGCCGCAAAAAAGATTCTTAAGCCATACTGGGTGGAATGGGACCGTGTCGAATGGTACTCGGTCTACCCAATCGGCCAGGGTATCTCTGAGAGGTACACCTTGGATGAGCGTGTCTTCATGGGTGGTGACGCCTGCCACACCCACAGC CCCAAAGCTGGTCAGGGTATGAACACTGCCTTCCACGACGCACTGAACATGGCCTGGAAGATCCACGCTGTGGAGTCGGGATTCGCCAACCGCTCGATCCTGAGCACCTACGAAAGCGAACGCAAAGACATTGCCGAGATGCTGTTGAACTTCGACGCCAAGTATGCTGCCTTGTTCTCCAAGCGCCGTCCTACTGCCGGTGAGGTTGGTGAGGCCAGCCACACCTCCGTCAAAGCTGgcggcgaggaagacgaaTTCGTCAAGACCTTCAAGTCGTCGTGCGAGTTCACCAGTGGATATGGTGTCGCCTACAAGCCCAATGTTTTCAACTGGGATGCCAGCCACCCCGCCCAGTCTCCTCTTTTCAACTACCCTGGCGTGCGGTTGACTCCTGGTCGCGCGTTCACTCCTTCAACCGTCACCCGCCTGGCAGATGCCAACTTCGTCGCCTTGGAGCAAGAGGTCCCCGCCAATGGTGCATTCCggatcttcgtcttcgccgGTATCCAGGACAAGACCAAGCAGGCGATTGCAGACTTCGCTGCCAACCTGGAGAAGGACCGGTCGTTCCTCTCCGCCTACCGGAGACCGGACATCAAGGACGTGTCTTTCTTTGAACGTCACTTCCCGCACTCGACGAACTTTACTCTGAACGTGATCTACGCTGCGCAGAAGAATCAGGTCGACGTGAACTCTATTCCGCAGATCCTCCGGGattaccaccaccacctctaCGCCGATGACATCCCCGACATCCGTGTTCCTCAGGCCAAATATGCCGCCCACGAGAAGCTCGGCTTCGACCCTGAGAAGGGTGGTGTTGTCGTCACTCGCCCCGACAGCCACGTTGCCTGTGTTGTGCAGCTGGTTGAGGGTAGTGGCACTGTCGATGCACTGAACGCTTACTTCGGTGCATTCTCGACTAAGCCATTGGGTCAGGACCAGCAGCAGAGCCGGCTATAG
- a CDS encoding DASH complex subunit DAD1 (COG:S;~EggNog:ENOG410PSSK;~InterPro:IPR013958;~PFAM:PF08649;~go_component: GO:0042729 - DASH complex [Evidence IEA];~go_component: GO:0072686 - mitotic spindle [Evidence IEA];~go_process: GO:0007052 - mitotic spindle organization [Evidence IEA]): protein MAFDKRTSSPTVFEQQREELVREIAVGMEQVLQNINRLNRNLESVIAVGNEFGSVEALWSQFENFMGRPDAQETEGNAPGQGQEETGGSHAPGHSPSHSQDMSYEEEDTVTK from the exons ATGGCCTTCGACAAACGAACATCATCCCCCACCGTCTTCGAACAACAACGCGAAGAACTCGTTCGGGAAATCGCAGTT GGCATGGAGCAAGTCCTCCAAAACATCAACCGTCTGAATCGGAACCTGGAGAGTGTCATTGCC GTTGGAAATGAATTCGGCTCTGTCGAGGCCCTCTGGTCTCAATTTGAGAACTTCATGGGCCGTCCGGACGCCCAGGAAACAGAAGGAAATGCACCAGGCCAAGGTCAAGAGGAGACAGGGGGCAGTCATGCTCCCGGTCATAGCCCGAGTCACAGCCAGGATATGAGTtacgaagaggaggatacGGTTACGAAGTAA
- a CDS encoding CXXC motif containing zinc binding protein (BUSCO:EOG09264X31;~COG:A;~EggNog:ENOG410PP1C;~InterPro:IPR008584;~PFAM:PF05907) yields the protein MLSLVLSAELSGVNLLRPQDTEDNPYFYTFKVQCTSCREVHPNFISFTRFEQHEIPGSRGEANFVWKCKLCQKTHSATVTTGPNAYEADEKRKGQKIIDLDCRGLEFVEFKPDGEWEAKGTESSTPFTGIDLSDGEWYDYDEKAGDEVSVKEVNWDIMKA from the exons ATGTTGTCACTCGTGCTTTCCGCAGAGTTATCAGG AGTCAACCTACTCCGCCCTCAGGACACAGAGGATAACCCTTATTTCTACACGTTCAAGGTACAATGTACGTCGTGTCGAGAAGTGCATCCGAACTTTATCAGTTTCACGCGGTTT GAACAGCATGAAATCCCCGGAAGTCGCGGAGAAGCCAACTTTGTGTGGAAATGCAAGCTGTGTCAG AAAACACACTCTGCCACCGTAACAACCGGCCCGAACGCATACGAAGCCGACGAAAAGCGCAAAGGCCAGAAAATTATCGATCTCGACTGTCGGGGACTGGAGTTTGTCGAGTTTAAGCCGGAT GGCGAATGGGAAGCCAAAGGAACCGAGTCGTCGACGCCGTTTACCGGGATTGATCTGTCGGATGGGGAGTGGTATGATTACGATGAGAAAGCGGGGGATGAGGTTTCCGTTAAGGAGGTTAATTGGGATATTATGAAGGCGTAA
- a CDS encoding DDHD family phospholipase (COG:I,U;~EggNog:ENOG410PH35;~InterPro:IPR004177,IPR029058;~go_function: GO:0046872 - metal ion binding [Evidence IEA]) translates to MAGPIHTYNSTCLLADDDPDLSTWYASPTPPRARPQFFYTSSLPIDDPSSSLPPPSSGQNAVNERAPPQPFSAKDHVALEDAWRALRETVRKRAVSKAGIQEETSTRNSVISIPDLDGDRKRQAGSRDSASPFESQQNSPNVSGSALEAYNAKVRANYRASVADAAPRSSWEGSHVSLGQDYKAVDGARSASISIRKRGRPSFGHNFKPTKRRTSSSAHDETALEEGDTGSGRTTPRDVSISGSPFIRAPLVPPSPLGRSLESGPGSQELHTTPHSRDANTSGVRSSLYQEDLLDDAQTETGEQPGGRHMKAKIPVGVSRLHLVELPNLKMKPIYWSPLHDISNVLRATWFYKNTMLPVETELANKLEDGYVYLKPWTDTWQDELNSCVENGADAEMKIVHKLWPKEDPKTPSRPATSQDPKSTDSETNLAEDTLDSGLNLLAMDENRAAGGSTALLEAVKPHINSSVIYVDGKNAQILRPSLLPSVSRGRRPLSAIRKGRQIGIPVVRGFSRRKWDQLHPIKPNPVDVRNYLRSVQSRNMPVAGGQPICYACAMEESRPTPTDLILVIHGIGQKLSERMESFHFTHAINTLRRNINMELNSEPVWPHVRQDHGGIMALPVNWRSTLSLDDATLEAQAVNDPAANHFTLNDITPETIPAVRSLISDVMLDIPYYLSHHKPKMISAVVKEANRVYRLWCKNNPEFQQHGRVHLIAHSLGSAMALDVLSHQPTQIPHFDFSTTSIHNDIFEFDTKNLFICGSPVGFFLLLNKANLLPRRGRDKPGCEGDDRLHGVAGEADTYGCLAVDNLYNIMHTTDPIAYRVNATVDKDLANSLKIASIPNASASFWQSFSSVFRWSSGPSLAPEAATAPIRPAAVTKLPSNVELETHDFTREEIAEKRMLLLNDNGQIDFFLSGGGGPLNIQYLNMLSAHSSYWTLTDFVRFVVIEIARVQGRNGTLAGFRAQKRKEWKVHKG, encoded by the exons ATGGCTGGTCCTATCCATACCTACAACTCCACATGCCTTTTAGCCGATGACGATCCCGATCTTTCGACCTGGTACGcctcaccaacaccacccagAGCACGACCGCAATTTTTCTACACCTCCTCCCTGCCTATTGATGATCCCTCGAGCTCGCTTCCACCCCCGTCTAGTGGACAAAATGCAGTGAATGAAAGAGCGCCGCCTCAGCCGTTTTCCGCCAAAGACCATGTCGCGCTGGAAGATGCTTGGAGGGCCCTACGGGAAACCGTTAGAAAGAGGGCAGTTTCGAAGGCTGGGATCCAGGAAGAGACTTCAACGAGGAACTCCGTGATATCGATACCGGATCTGGATGGGGATCGGAAAAGGCAAGCTGGGAGTCGGGACAGTGCAAGCCCGTTTGAGAGTCAGCAGAACTCGCCAAATGTTTCTGGATCAGCTCTGGAAGCATACAATGCCAAGGTCAGGGCCAATTATAGAGCTAGTGTTGCGGATGCTGCTCCCCGGAGTTCCTGGGAGGGGTCGCATGTTTCATTGGGACAGGACTATAAAGCAGTTGATGGTGCCAGGAGCGCTTCGATTAGTATTCGAAAGCGAGGAAGGCCATCATTCGGCCACAACTTCAAACCCACGAAGCGCAGGACCAGTTCGTCGGCCCACGATGAGACGGCTCTGGAGGAAGGAGATACCGGGAGTGGACGTACAACACCTCGTGACGTGAGCATCAGCGGTTCTCCGTTCATCAGGGCTCCTCTTGTGCCGCCTAGCCCACTCGGACGCTCGCTTGAATCAGGCCCTGGAAGCCAGGAGCTGCATACTACGCCCCATAGTCGAGATGCGAATACCTCCGGTGTGAGATCTAGCCTTTATCAGGAGGATCTTTTGGATGACGCACAAACCGAGACTGGAGAGCAGCCGGGGGGTAGACATATGAAGGCGAAGATTCCTGTTGGCGTCTCTCGACTTCACCTGGTTGAACTACCGAATTTGAAG ATGAAACCAATATACTGGAGTCCTCTCCACGACATATCGAACGTCCTCCGCGCCACTTGGTTTTACAAAAACACCATGCTCCCTGTGGAAACAGAACTAGCGAACAAGCTTGAGGATGGATACGTATACTTGAAGCCCTGGACCGACACTTGGCAAGATGAACTCAATAGTTGCGTGGAAAATGGTGCAGACGCCGAAATGAAAATAGTGCACAAGTTGTGGCCGAAAGAAGATCCCAAGACCCCCAGCAGACCTGCGACATCCCAAGACCCAAAATCAACTGATTCAGAGACAAACCTCGCAGAAGATACCCTGGACTCAGGGCTCAATCTACTCGCTATGGACGAGAACCGAGCTGCCGGCGGATCGACTGCACTTTTGGAAGCCGTCAAGCCCCATATCAACTCTAGCGTCATCTACGTCGATGGAAAGAATGCCCAAATTCTCCGACCTAGTCTTCTTCCGTCAGTATCCCGGGGGAGACGCCCACTCAGTGCAATTCGCAAAGGACGACAAATCGGTATACCGGTAGTTCGTGGATTTAGCCGGCGGAAATGGGATCAATTGCATCCAATCAAGCCTAACCCTGTAGACGTGAGAAATTATCTCAGAAGTGTTCAATCTCGGAACATGCCCGTTGCAGGTGGCCAGCCAATTTGCTATGCCTGTGCGATGGAAGAATCACGGCCAACGCCGACTGATCTGATATTGGTAATACATGGAATAGGTCAGAAGCTGTCGGAACGCATGGAAAGCTTTCATTTCACACATGCAATAAATACCCTTCGGAGAAATATCAACATGGAACTCAATAGTGAGCCGGTTTGGCCGCACGTACGCCAGGACCATGGCGGCATCATGGCTCTTCCGGTCAACTGGCGGTCCACCCTATCTCTTGATGATGCGACACTCGAAGCCCAAGCGGTCAATGACCCGGCTGCCAACCATTTCACTTTGAACGATATAACACCCGAAACAATACCTGCCGTCAGGTCTTTGATCAGCGATGTCATGCTCGATATCCCTTACTATCTCTCACATCACAAGCCCAAGATGATCTCAGCGGTTGTTAAAGAAGCGAACCGCGTATATCGCCTCTGGTGCAAAAACAACCCTGAATTCCAGCAGCATGGACGTGTGCATCTGATCGCACACTCTCTTGGGAGTGCCATGGCCTTGGACGTCCTCAGTCACCAGCCAACTCAGATACCCCATTTTGATTTTTCAACGACAAGCATTCACAATGACATTTTTGAGTTCGATACGAAGAACCTGTTTATCTGCGGCAGTCCTGTTGGATTTTTCCTGCTTTTGAATAAGG CGAACCTCCTTCCGCGACGAGGCAGGGATAAACCAGGCTGTGAAGGCGACGACCGACTTCACGGTGTTGCCGGAGAAGCTGATACCTATGGGTGTCTGGCAGTGGACAATCTCTACAACATCATGCATACTACTGATC CCATCGCATACCGCGTCAACGCCACCGTAGACAAGGACCTCGCCAACTCCCTCAAAATCGCCTCCATCCCCAACGCGTCCGCCTCCTTCTGGCAATCCTTCAGCAGCGtcttccgctggtcctcAGGCCCCTCTTTAGCCCCAGAAGCAGCAACAGCCCCGATCCGACCCGCTGCCGTCACAAAACTCCCCTCCAACGTCGAACTCGAAACACATGACTTCACCCGCGAGGAAATCGCCGAGAAACGCATGCTCCTCCTTAACGACAACGGGCAAATCGATTTTTTCCTATCTGGGGGTGGTGGACCGTTGAATATTCAGTATTTGAACATGTTGAGTGCGCATAGTAGTTACTGGACGTTGACGGATTTTGTGAGGTTCGTGGTTATTGAGATTGCGAGGGTGCAGGGAAGGAATGGGACGTTGGCCGGGTTTAGGgcgcagaagaggaaggagtGGAAGGTTCATAAGGGTTGA